One segment of bacterium DNA contains the following:
- a CDS encoding MBL fold metallo-hydrolase, with protein MSLDFRVIEVGLLQINCYLLWDVETKKAAIIDPGDDTDIIIDNIKALDLDVEWILLTHGHFDHTFRVGELTDSYDVKIALNPLDLPMLGQSLGLGEPFYNFSEYVPFTVTDLINEGDEIHLGGSTIHVLHTPGHSQGGVCYVTDIGVFCGDTIFAGSVGRSDLPSGSHEQLIESIRAKIMPLDDSTPLFPGHGPSTTLGAERRSNPYL; from the coding sequence TTGAGTCTGGATTTTCGAGTAATTGAGGTAGGTTTGCTGCAGATCAACTGCTACCTGCTTTGGGATGTGGAGACAAAGAAAGCGGCAATAATCGATCCTGGTGACGACACAGATATCATAATCGACAACATCAAGGCGCTTGATCTTGATGTGGAGTGGATACTACTGACGCATGGCCATTTCGACCATACCTTCCGTGTGGGTGAGCTAACTGACAGCTATGATGTCAAAATAGCCCTGAACCCTCTCGACCTGCCCATGTTAGGCCAAAGCCTTGGTTTGGGCGAGCCGTTTTACAATTTTTCCGAGTATGTGCCCTTCACCGTCACTGATCTCATTAACGAGGGTGACGAAATTCATCTTGGCGGATCCACAATACATGTGCTTCACACACCTGGCCACTCCCAGGGCGGTGTGTGTTATGTAACTGATATAGGGGTATTTTGCGGCGACACGATATTTGCCGGCAGTGTCGGGCGAAGTGATCTTCCCAGTGGGTCGCATGAGCAGCTAATCGAGTCGATCAGGGCAAAGATAATGCCTCTCGACGATTCGACTCCTCTATTTCCCGGTCATGGGCCGTCGACAACCCTAGGTGCTGAGCGCAGGTCGAACCCGTATTTATAG